The window CGCCCGTTCCCGTTCCCCCCCATGAGCCGCCCCGCGTCTCTCCTGCCGGCCGCCCGCTGCCGCAGCGCTCCGGCTAAGCGGCTCCAACCTCTCCACGACGGCCCCGCCGAAGAAACGCCGGCCGCCAAGTACCCTCGCCTGGCCGACTGCGGACCCCCGGATTGCCTCAGCGCTCCCGGGTCGCCTTGTTCGCCGGCTTCACCCCCCgccggcgggggagcggcgggtCCCAGCCTGATCGCCTCGTACCTGCTGCTGCCGCTGGCCGAGCGGGAGCAGGTGTCGAGGGCGTTGAGCGTGAGCTCCGGCCGGGAGCTGCGCTGCAAGGTGAGCGCCGAGCTCCGCCGGAgcggattttgggggggggggggggtccctgagcGCCGGACCCGGGGAGAGCCTTGCAAAACATCCTCCCCGGTTAGAAACGCCCGGCCTGCCGCCGGTGGGGATTTAGATGCGCTGCGAGCAAGCTGTAACTCCGGGTTGCCTCGGAGGACCTTCCCCAAAAGCCTTCGGGGATGGTGGTTTGATTTATCCCCCCCGCCCTGCCCTTTTCAATATAAAATGAACAGGAAGGGTCTCGGTAACCGCTTTGAACGGCACTCCTGCCGAGCCCTggctcccctccagctccctcgTCATTGTTTGGGGAGAGTTGCTACGCGAGCGGCTGCTTTCAACGTCCTTGAGAATGAATTTTGGTTTAATTTCCTCTTTACAGGTGTTCCCCCTCAAACACTACCAGGACAAGATCCGGCCTTACATTCAGCTGCCGTCGCACAGAAACATCACCGGGGTCGTCGAAGTCATCCTCGGGGACACCAAGGCCTATGTCTTCTTTGAAAAGGACTTTGGGGACATGCACTCCTACGTGAGGAGCTGCAAGAGGCTGAGGGAAGAGGAGGCTGCCCGGCTGTTCAAGCAGATTGTCTCCGCTGTAGCTCACTGCCACCAGTCGGCCATCGTACTTGGTGACCTCAAGCTCAGGAAATTTGTCTTCTCTAATGAAGAAAGGTAAGCGGTTATCACCAGCCAGCTCCGGGGtgagtggggagggaggaatgcCGCATCCAGAGACACAAAAAGCGTCCCAGGGAGCGGAAACAGCCCTGTCAGCCAGGCATCACCTGTGAGCGATCCGAGTAGGTCTCCGTCATGTGCGTGTAGTAGGTCACGGATCTAACCGGCACGCACTTACTCTTAGTTAGATCTCGACTGATGAAAGGGAGGAAGCTCGCCGGGAGCTTCCTCTCATTCAGCAGAAGTTCAGTGAAACCCACTGGTAGACAAAGGGACAATAGTTCGGATGCTCATTAGCGCCAGAAGATGTCATGTGTGCCACTCACTCAGTGTAAAATGAATagaaggcagagagaaagaaaggagggagacCGAGGCGTTGTGCCCGGGAGGGGGAACCgccaggctgggggagcaggaggtGTGAGGAGCTGGAGCTCTGGTCCCTCCTCACGCCTGGGAGAGCTGCCCCGTGGCCACGGCAGAGCTGCGGCTCTGGGGAAGGGTCTCCTTGCTGAAATCCCCTGCTGATCAGGGTTACGCTGCTAATAAAGACAGGCTGTGTCCTtggaggcttttttccttttgccactACCGCTGTCGGTGCTTTCCGAGCCCCCCGTGCCCATGGGCGTGGGCACGCACAGGAGGGAAGGGGCGACATGGTTCAATATTGGTTTGGGAATCCTGCACTGAAGAAGAGCACTTTGGTAAAACTTAGCCTAAAGCCTAGGTTTATAGAGAGGAGATCCAGAATCTAGTTGTTAAATTTAGATTAGGgaaataattcagtatttccCTGGAGTGTTTGCTGCTCTTTTAGTGCCTCACCGTATGTGGCAGAgccagaaatacagttttaatcaGCAAAACTGACTCTGACTGGCTGCTTATCCTGTGGAAAgctaaaaaaataagtaaaagctgTAATGGAGTTGTGCTTAATCTGATGAAACTGGAGGTGATATTACTGAAGCAGAATAAAACgcatgtgtttggtttttttttttttaactgggctAACGCTTCTTCAGGATATCGTTTATAAAAGCGATAAGAAAATTAACCAGCACTGCCCCTCTTAAACAGAAACAACCATATGTTGACATGCAAAGAAAGTAATTCCTTTGAAGGAAACTATTGCAGCTTTTCCCTCCCATAAGAAGCTGAAACATTTGTTGAAATGTTACATTGCACACAGTCTCGCTCATTTGGAAATAACGCGTTGCACAGGCGAGTGTCATGTGCATCCCATTTGGCAAGAAGAGGGTTAAGCAATGGCAGGCGGACTCGGGCTCTCCGGCACAGGTGCAGTTTCAGGGCTCCCGCAGCCAATCCCGGGCCCACGGTTCGCGTTGAGTCATATTTTCCGTTTGCAGAACCAATGGGTATTTGGCGAGGTCACGCTGAGGACAGGCTGCAGCCAACGCATCTACACCCCAGCGGGCTGCAAGGCAGCGCAGAGCCCTTCCAGGGCGAGCCGATGGCTTCCTCGCTGATGCGAAGGTCCCCTTTCCCCCCAAAACCGGAGGTTTAGGGTGGACCCACCTCCccctgggaggtggggggtgcGTGGGGGGTGCGGTGGTACCCTCCGGAAAggcaaaaagaataaattacaaaataaaattaaaaaataaaatacaaaactgagGAGAGCCGACGGTCCCTGCAGAAGGGAGCTGGACTTTGCAGTTTGCAAAATCACGCAGCTGGACTCTGTTTGCTCAAAGCCTGAACCTCAAATAGCGGCGTGCGCAATGCTTTGTAGCCGATTAACCCCCTGCAGTTGCAGTGCAACCTGCGTACATAGAAGGTGACTTGCTGATGTTCCTCGAGAGCCCCCTGTGTTGTTGAAACCCCCGGCAAATAAGCAGGCGTCACTGGGCGCCTGCCCGATGCACATAGCTGCGCTTCCATTACATGGGTCCAGGAGTCCAGGCAACTTCTCCgctgcaaattaaaaaatgtttcctctctttttctttatgcCGATGGGAGAAGGGGAGTGGGGATTGCCGTGGCGGGGGGCTCGCCGTGCTCACTTGTGCCTTGGTGTTGCTATTTCTAACCTTGgcttcctctcctgccctccctaGGACTCAGCTGCGGCTGGAGAGCCTGGAAGACACGCACATCATCAAAGGCGAAGATGATGCGCTCTCAGACAAGCACGGCTGCCCGGCGTACGTCAGCCCTGAGATCCTAAACACAACAGGGACTTACTCTGGAAAATCGGCTGACGTGTGGAGTTTGGGAGTGATGCTCTATACTCTGCTGGTGGGACGTTATCCCTTCCATGACTCGGACCCTAGCACTCTGTTTTCCAAAATCCGGCGTGGACAGTTCTGTATTCCTGACCACGTCTCCCCCAAAGCCCGATGCCTCATCCGCAGCCTCCTGCGGCGGGAGCCCTCTGAAAGACTCACTGCTCCGGAGATCTTGCTTCACCCTTGGTTCGAGGCAGTTTTGGAGCCTGGATATACAGACCAGGAGACGGGAACTTCGGATCAAATTGTTCCAGAATACCATGGAGACAGTGACGATATTAGTTCCTTCTTCTGCTAACCGCGAAATCTCAAAAACCTCAGCAGTTCTCACCTCCGGCATCTTCGTAGGGTTTCATTTTTCCACATTTGTAAACTCAACAGCATCTTAAAGTGCCAGTATGGTCAGAAAAGTGaccttgtttaaaataaatgccaACCCATAGATCTCCGCTTCCTGAACATACTCAGAGTTTCATCCTCTTGCTCTGCTGGTAGGTCCGTCCCGCTGGCCCTGGAGGACCCGTGCAGCTTTGCAAGAGCCACCTGGCTTCTCTCCTGCCTCCCGCATCCTCTCCTGGCGTAACTGGTCGCATCTTGGCTGCAGAGTCTTACGGCTGGTGAGATGTGAGACAGAAAGGCAGCCCCATCTCTGCTTTCCTGCGGTGGCTACGGGGCTGCAGAGCCCTGGCCGTGATGCGTAGGGTGTGGGGGGCACGAGGCGCGCCTCTAACTGAGCAAACCTGACAGAAATGGGTAAAAAGGGGAATTGACTCGGCGTGCCACACTGGCCGGCTTGCAAAGTAGCTTACTGACTGTAAGCGCACTTTAATGAGGGAAGGAGGTCTTCGCCCACCACGGCcagctgcctgcttgctgctgcacGTCTGGCTGATACTGCTTTCAGAGGCATGAAGCTCCTAGATCCACCCGTAAGACAAATAGCTGCTCTGGCTCTTTCCGAAGCAGAAACCGGTGGATCTCCCAGCTGGATCCCCTCCGATTCCATTTGCTGACCAGGAAAGCATTTTGAACAGACTTAAGCCTCACGTTACCATGGCATAGCCTATATAACTTTATGCCCTCAGCGAGCTTGTCAAGTAGCAGGTCTCCTTAGCTCCGAGTGCCAAAACATATCCGTTTACCAAACCGTAACACTATCGGCTGGGGCGTCTTCCCTTGGAAAACGATAAGGGGTATCTTGTACAGTACATGTAAACATGGTCGTGTTTTCCTACAGGCTCAACTCTTAAAAACATCACatcccctctcctcttccctcctctaccccccaaaaaagttaGTCTTAAGAGTAAAATCTCCACACGCCCTTAGTTGATTATTCAGGTATGTTGTTTGCCTCtggctacatttttttttcccttaaaattttttttttttttgcatgattaTTCATAGTCTTTCCAATGTGCGTGGATAATGAATATATCTAAATCATTAGCTTCCTGGGTTGGGGGTAAGTAAAGCTTAGTCCTGCCtaaaatttctgctttgtttcacatTTGTGTCCAGTGGCTTATGCAAAGAGATGTCCATTCGCCTTAGGCGAGAGCACGGCTTCTGAAATGGCCGTGAGGTGGCTAACGTATGTCCCCAACACGGCACAGTTCCAGTGAAGTCATTTTAAGGGTTAACCCCCAGCAAGCTGCAGTCCCACCACGCGTTGCGAGAATACCATGTATACCTCATGGACTGTGTACTTTGTACATACCttactgtttggggttttgttttcttgttttgttgtaCTTTGTTTGTCCTAATAAGAGGTGTTGAAGAGCAATTTAATGTGAATTATTGTTGGCAATACTAACTTGACAGAATCATGAGCATTAAGAGCAGGGCACTACAGCTCTCCGTTGCACTAAACCTCTCATGATTGCTTGACATTTGTATCTGTGATACAGTTTAACCCTTCTATGAAAAACAGTACATTTGTATATATTGGTAGAAAACTCTGCCAGAAAAGCTAAAAACACTATGATGTCCAACTtgtaaatatgtatatgtatgtggaAGCCTGGATGATAAAGTCTGACTTGTAGAAAGTTTTAATAAACTTGGTTTCATAATGTTTGTCCCTATTTCTTGTTGTGTCTTGAGAGGAATGCAGCTTAATTATGTTTGGTTTCATCTGAAAAGACGGGGTTTGGCCTCGGAGAGGATCAGCTCATCTACGGTCCCTAAGCGTGCTCCATCGTGCCGGAACCACCGGAGCCTGAGCCCTGactcccccagctctgcctggggttGAATCCCCCTGGAGATGAGTGGAGACAGGGGATGGCTCCTGCCTTTTGGGGGGTGGAAAGGGCCTGAGATGTCCCCAGAGCTACATGAAATGGGGTATCCTGTTCATCTGAGAAACAAGGGGGAGAGGAGTTACAGCCCTGCCTCTGAACTTCAGAAACCCTATTGCCTTTCAGCACGTGCCTTCGTTTCCATCTGCACCCTGTGAGCAGAAAATGCTATGGCACTGCAAGGCTGTCACCCTGCACCTGTGTGCGTGGCAATGTGATGCTCAAGCCAGTGGAAAATCGGATCTCAGGTGTCTAAAAGTGAGCAGCCAGAAGCAGAGGCAGTGGTCGAGAGCATTGGCTTTAGCGGGGAGCCGGAGCCAGTAGGCAGGGGCTTGACCCTGCTGCCGGGAGGCAGCAGAGACGCCACCCGGTGCTCCCGttaaaaatgaagggaaagattattacagctgcttttctttgtggCAAGAAGAGAGGAGTATAAATAGCAGCAGTATCAAGGTTAGAGAATGTGCTTTCCTGAAAGAGATCAAGCCACCCTTGTAATCCACCCGGAGCGGTGAGATCATCGCTCACAAgtagagaggaggaggaagagagtcttgatttttatttatactttgcCTCATGTTTAACT is drawn from Harpia harpyja isolate bHarHar1 chromosome 5, bHarHar1 primary haplotype, whole genome shotgun sequence and contains these coding sequences:
- the TRIB1 gene encoding tribbles homolog 1, whose protein sequence is MSRPASLLPAARCRSAPAKRLQPLHDGPAEETPAAKYPRLADCGPPDCLSAPGSPCSPASPPAGGGAAGPSLIASYLLLPLAEREQVSRALSVSSGRELRCKVFPLKHYQDKIRPYIQLPSHRNITGVVEVILGDTKAYVFFEKDFGDMHSYVRSCKRLREEEAARLFKQIVSAVAHCHQSAIVLGDLKLRKFVFSNEERTQLRLESLEDTHIIKGEDDALSDKHGCPAYVSPEILNTTGTYSGKSADVWSLGVMLYTLLVGRYPFHDSDPSTLFSKIRRGQFCIPDHVSPKARCLIRSLLRREPSERLTAPEILLHPWFEAVLEPGYTDQETGTSDQIVPEYHGDSDDISSFFC